From a region of the Pseudoxanthomonas sp. X-1 genome:
- a CDS encoding PepSY-associated TM helix domain-containing protein produces the protein MKQGFRQSMAWLHTWTGLLVSWLLLLIFMGGTASYYREEISRWMRPELSRTLVPPGQAAASALAYLQREAPNADYWNVTLPDARNPALDMYWMNPAGEGAGNDRAARRARFGQATVDAATGEASTVRDTRGGEFFYRLHFDLYAIPVLWARYIVGFCAMFMLVAIITGVITHKKIFKDFFTFRPRKGQRSWLDFHNVSAVMALPYHLVITYTGIVTLMAMYLPIGIKVAYPEGEQAFYTESFSDLPEAGPATGRPGVRKPVAELLADARLALGGAPVASFRIDHPGDVAQTFSAYQRTDQRLSYEAPSVRLDAASGRLIARSASPGGASDTRGVLYGLHIARFADAGLRLLLFCSGLLGCLMVASGAVLWGIKERTKHAKSGKVGFGLRLVDALNIGAVGGLPIAFASYFWANRLLPLQLEARPDMEARVFFIAWALALLAGFVWPRRQTWAWLLYVGAGLFALIPLLNAATTHIHLGVTLREGDWALAGVDLVTCLLGLALAVCGWRMQHWTPPVSAAEKRRRQAPPPQAPATEGGAA, from the coding sequence ATGAAGCAGGGCTTCCGCCAGTCGATGGCCTGGCTGCACACCTGGACCGGTCTGCTGGTGAGCTGGTTGCTGCTGCTGATCTTCATGGGCGGCACGGCCAGCTATTACCGCGAGGAGATCAGCCGCTGGATGCGTCCGGAGCTGTCGCGCACGCTGGTGCCGCCCGGACAGGCCGCGGCCAGCGCACTGGCCTACCTGCAGCGCGAGGCGCCGAACGCCGACTACTGGAACGTCACGCTGCCCGACGCGCGCAACCCGGCGCTGGACATGTACTGGATGAACCCGGCCGGCGAAGGCGCGGGCAACGACCGCGCCGCGCGCCGCGCGCGCTTCGGCCAGGCCACCGTCGATGCGGCCACCGGCGAGGCCTCGACGGTGCGCGACACGCGCGGCGGCGAGTTCTTCTACCGGCTGCACTTCGACCTGTACGCGATCCCGGTGCTGTGGGCGCGCTACATCGTCGGCTTCTGCGCGATGTTCATGCTGGTGGCAATCATCACCGGGGTGATCACGCACAAGAAGATCTTCAAGGACTTCTTCACCTTCCGCCCGCGCAAGGGCCAGCGTTCGTGGCTGGACTTCCACAACGTCAGCGCGGTGATGGCCCTGCCCTACCACCTGGTGATCACCTATACCGGCATCGTCACGCTGATGGCGATGTACCTGCCGATCGGCATCAAGGTGGCCTATCCGGAAGGGGAGCAGGCCTTCTACACCGAATCCTTCAGCGACCTGCCCGAAGCCGGCCCGGCCACCGGCAGGCCGGGCGTGCGCAAGCCGGTGGCCGAACTGCTGGCCGATGCGCGCCTGGCGCTGGGCGGCGCGCCGGTGGCCAGCTTCCGCATCGACCATCCCGGCGATGTGGCGCAGACCTTCAGCGCCTACCAGCGCACCGACCAGCGGCTGTCCTACGAGGCGCCGTCCGTGCGCCTGGACGCGGCCAGCGGCCGGCTCATCGCGCGCAGCGCCAGCCCCGGCGGCGCCTCGGACACGCGCGGGGTGCTGTACGGCCTGCACATCGCGCGCTTCGCCGATGCCGGGCTGCGCCTGCTGCTGTTCTGCTCGGGCCTGCTGGGGTGCCTGATGGTGGCCAGCGGCGCGGTGCTGTGGGGCATCAAGGAGCGGACCAAGCACGCCAAGTCGGGCAAGGTCGGCTTCGGCCTGCGCCTGGTCGATGCGCTGAACATCGGCGCGGTCGGCGGGCTGCCGATCGCGTTCGCCAGCTACTTCTGGGCCAACCGGCTGCTGCCGCTGCAGCTGGAGGCGCGGCCGGACATGGAGGCGCGGGTGTTCTTCATCGCCTGGGCGCTTGCCCTGCTGGCGGGCTTCGTCTGGCCGCGCCGGCAGACCTGGGCCTGGCTGCTGTACGTGGGCGCGGGGCTGTTCGCCCTGATCCCGCTGCTCAACGCGGCAACCACCCACATCCATCTGGGCGTGACCCTGCGCGAGGGCGACTGGGCGCTGGCGGGCGTCGATCTGGTGACCTGCCTGCTCGGCCTGGCGCTGGCGGTGTGCGGCTGGCGGATGCAGCACTGGACGCCGCCGGTGTCGGCGGCGGAGAAGCGCCGCCGTCAGGCGCCGCCGCCGCAGGCCCCGGCCACCGAAGGCGGCGCAGCATGA
- a CDS encoding DUF3325 domain-containing protein: MSLLAIALAFSGLVALCLGMEKHQLELHGAAHAAVRRRWAWLGGALVTASFACAVSARGWGIGPILWLVAMTLSGVLITFGLLPYRPHWVKPGAVLLPLVALAGLLAG; this comes from the coding sequence ATGAGCCTGCTGGCGATCGCGCTGGCCTTCAGCGGCTTGGTCGCGCTGTGCCTGGGCATGGAGAAGCATCAGCTGGAGCTGCACGGCGCCGCGCACGCGGCTGTGCGCCGGCGCTGGGCGTGGCTGGGGGGGGCGCTGGTGACCGCGTCCTTCGCCTGCGCAGTCAGCGCGCGCGGCTGGGGCATCGGACCGATCCTGTGGCTGGTGGCGATGACGCTCTCGGGCGTGCTCATCACCTTCGGCCTGCTGCCCTACCGCCCGCACTGGGTGAAGCCGGGCGCGGTGCTGCTGCCGCTGGTGGCGCTGGCGGGACTGCTGGCCGGCTGA